CGCCAATTCCGATGACCTCCACCAACGCCACCACCGCGCCGCGCGGCCATGGCACGCACCAGCCCTTTACGCTGCGTGACGCCACCCGCGCCGACATTACCGCCATCCACGCCATCTACGCCCACCACGTGGAGCACGGCCGCGCCTCGTTCGAGGAAGTGTCGCCGAGCGTCGACGAGATGCAGCTGCGCCTGGCCGAAGTGCACCGCAAGGGCCTGCCCTACCTGGTCGCCGAGCGCGACGGCGAGGTGCTGGGCTATGCCTATGCCTCGGCCTACCGCGCGCGCAGCGCCTACCGCTTCGCCATCGAAGACTCGATCTACATCGACCACCGCCGCGTCGGCGAAGGCCTGGGCCAGGCGCTGCTGGCGGCGCTGATCGCCCGCTGCGAAAACGGTCCGTGGCGCCAGATGGTCGCCGTGATCGCATGCACCGCCGCCGGCGAAGGCGCGGGCTCGCTGGCCGTGCACGAACGGCTGGGCTTCCGCACCGTCGGCCGGCTGGAGGCGGTGGGGTTCAAGCACGGCCAGTGGATCGATACGGTGCTGATGCAGCGGGCGCTGGGTGCGGGGGCGACGACGCTGCCGGCGTAGGCGGAATCGGCTGCAGCAAGTTCAGACGGGTCTTATCGCCGTGCAGGTGTCCTGGTAACGACAATGCCTATACTTTGTCATTACGAGGACACCGGAAATGCTTGTGTCGGAAGAAATCCAGTTCACTGTCACACTGAATCGCCAACTGCGTGACGCCTTCGTCGCCGCGGCTGAGGCGGAAGGCCATACCATCTCGCAGGTAGCTGAAGGATTGATACGTCAGTACCTCGAGCAATGCCAGAAGTCGCGCGACGACGACGCCCTGTTCCGGCAGATGGTCGAGCAGGGCAGGACTTTCATGCGCGCCGGCATCGGCATTCCAAATGAACAAGTGGAAGCCGAATCCGCCGACTGGTGTGCCGCGATGTTACGGCAGGCTTGAAGCTGCTATGGACGCCACAGGCATTGAAACAGCGTATAGCGATCCGGAGCTTCATCGCACAGCATGATCCCGTTGCCGCAGTCCGAATGGAACGGCGGTTCAATGAGGCGGCTGCGCGGCTGCAGCTTTTTCCTGAACTTGGAACGGCGAGCCGCTGTACCGGAGCTCGTGAGTACGTGGCGCACGAGCACTACCGACTGATTTACGAACTCAATGAAGGAGTGATCTGGATCATAGGGATCGCACACACATCGCGGCGTTCTTTATAGCCAGCCAGAAAAGCCTTACCAATCCACCCGGTCATAGCCGCAACACAATGCAAAACGCCACGGAAACCCGTGGCGTTTTGCATTAGCCGGGCGCCTGGCGGCGCTCCGGCAAATCGCCTCGTCTTACTGCATCAGGTCCGACAGCGCCAGCGCCACCACCTTGGTGGCACGGTTCAGGTCGTTCAGGCGCAGGTTCTCGTCCGAGTTGTGGCCGCGGGCTTCCATCAGCGTGCGCGGGCCCGCGCCGTACAGCACGGTGGGGATGCCGCGCTTGGTGTAGTGGCGGGCGTCGGTGTACAGCGGCACGCCCTGCACCGGGATCTCGACGCCGAAGACGGACTCGGCACGGCTCTTCAGCGCGCCGATCAGCTTTTCCACGCCCGGCAGTTCCGACAGCGGCTCGGCCAGGATGATGCGCTCGACCTTCACTTCGATGCCCGGGCGGTCCTTGGCGGCCTTCTCGACCACGGCGCGGATCTCGCCCTCGGCGTCGAAGCCGATTTCCTCGGGGATCATGCGGCGGTCGACGCGGAAGGTCACCAGGTCCGGCACCACGTTGGTGTTGATGCCGCCCTTGATCAGGCCGACGTTGAGCGTGGCGGTGTCGATGCCCGGCACCTTCGACTTGCGCGTGGCCAGCTCGGCGCGCAGGCCGTAGATGGCCTGCAGGATATGGGTGGCGGCCTCGATCGCGTCGACGCCGGTGTGCGGCATGGCGGCGTGGCCCTGCTTGCCCTTGACCGTCACTTCGACGTGCAGGCAGCCATTGTGCGACGAGGTAATGCCGTACGAGAAGCCCGCCGAGATCGCGTAGTCGGCCTTGCTCAGGTTGTTGTCGAGCAGGAACTTCGGGCCGATGTCGCCGCCGGTTTCCTCGTCATAGGTGAACTGCAGCTCGACCGCGCCGTTGATCTTCGCGCCCTGCTTCTCGGCTTCCATCAGCGCCAGCACCGCGTAGGTGTAGGTGGCGAAGTCCGACTTGGACACCGCCACGCCGCGGCCGTACATGACCGGGCCGTGCTCGCTGTCGGCGCTATCGACAATCTCGCCGCCGTACGGGTCCTTGGTCCAGCCCAGGCCGGGGGGCACCACGTCGCCGTGGGCGTTCATGGCGATGACCGGGCCGCCCGTGCCGAACTGCTTGCGCACGATCAGATTGGTGGCGCTGATCATGCCGGCGGCCTTGACCTGCTCGTCGGGCACCTTGTGGGCCTCCACCGTGAAGCCCAGACCCTCCAGCAGTTCCTTGGCGCGTTTGCCGTGCGCATCGCAATCGCCGGCCGGGTTGTCCGACGGCACCTTGACCAGCTCGGCCAGGAAGGCTTCCTGCTGCGGACGGTGCTGGTCGATGAACTGCGTCAGCGTGGTTTCGATGGGGTTCATATTGTCTCGTGCGGTCATGACTTGTTCTCGTAACAACTGAAGGAGGTTCGGGTGGGGCTTCCGGGCGCGCTGGCTTACTGCGGCAGCCGGAAGTGCTCGACGAAATCGCTGAACACGCGCGCGGACAGTGCGGCATCCTCGGCGGTCATGGTTTCGGTGGGATGGTGGCTGATGCCGCCGTTGCCGCAGCGCACGAACAGCATGGCGACATCGGCGATGGCGGCAATGGCCATGGCGTCGTGGCCGGCGCCCGACGGCAGGTGGCGCACCGGCACGCCCTGGCGGGCGATGGCGGCGGCCCATTGCTCTTGCAGCCACGGGGCGCAGGGGACGCTCTTCGCCTCGTGGGTCTTGCGGATCTGTGCGCGCACGTTGCGGCGCGCGCAGACG
This Cupriavidus nantongensis DNA region includes the following protein-coding sequences:
- a CDS encoding type II toxin-antitoxin system RelE/ParE family toxin, whose protein sequence is MCRDVTAGLKLLWTPQALKQRIAIRSFIAQHDPVAAVRMERRFNEAAARLQLFPELGTASRCTGAREYVAHEHYRLIYELNEGVIWIIGIAHTSRRSL
- a CDS encoding GNAT family N-acetyltransferase; translated protein: MTSTNATTAPRGHGTHQPFTLRDATRADITAIHAIYAHHVEHGRASFEEVSPSVDEMQLRLAEVHRKGLPYLVAERDGEVLGYAYASAYRARSAYRFAIEDSIYIDHRRVGEGLGQALLAALIARCENGPWRQMVAVIACTAAGEGAGSLAVHERLGFRTVGRLEAVGFKHGQWIDTVLMQRALGAGATTLPA
- a CDS encoding M20/M25/M40 family metallo-hydrolase — translated: MTARDNMNPIETTLTQFIDQHRPQQEAFLAELVKVPSDNPAGDCDAHGKRAKELLEGLGFTVEAHKVPDEQVKAAGMISATNLIVRKQFGTGGPVIAMNAHGDVVPPGLGWTKDPYGGEIVDSADSEHGPVMYGRGVAVSKSDFATYTYAVLALMEAEKQGAKINGAVELQFTYDEETGGDIGPKFLLDNNLSKADYAISAGFSYGITSSHNGCLHVEVTVKGKQGHAAMPHTGVDAIEAATHILQAIYGLRAELATRKSKVPGIDTATLNVGLIKGGINTNVVPDLVTFRVDRRMIPEEIGFDAEGEIRAVVEKAAKDRPGIEVKVERIILAEPLSELPGVEKLIGALKSRAESVFGVEIPVQGVPLYTDARHYTKRGIPTVLYGAGPRTLMEARGHNSDENLRLNDLNRATKVVALALSDLMQ